The Neorhodopirellula lusitana genome contains a region encoding:
- a CDS encoding glycosyl hydrolase family 95 catalytic domain-containing protein, which translates to MMKSLRHLGLIALLLQCVIVSAQESRSTESGPTESGPTESESILSVNWKQFLSRHDLVWTEAPKAWHDGPFLGNGLLGSMVHQVDEHTIRISLGRADVEDHKTSGQAFISQSRLPNGYFLLKTVGAITGFKGRLDLYNAEARFQIRTDEGLIESTGLVHSEDMVISYELKASSGEAAFDLEFFPLKAIAPARFQADLEVATKGDKAPSSRMKWASAPYEYNPDPELITVDGCQVSRQTLVAGGETGTAWSIQDGPGGKKRLLVSIEHSFPEATAVVDAVAHLKAIENESNDSFVQRHRKWWHDYYPKSFISLDDTRMESFYWIQVYKFGSGARKGRAFMDTMGPWIVENTAWANGWFNLNTQLSYWFLSTANRLEVAESLFTKLDENLPTLVANMPSDYGDDCAGMSTIVPQTFVSPFPKGRLGFTGELLWTCHDYWLMLERTMDAERTTDQFFPLLKKSVNTYLHFMVEGDDGKVHLPVTRSPEYGGGEDCNFNLALFRWGLRTLVHLDQRYQIKDPLLPRWKDVLVRLVEYPTNENGYMVAKDFPFEKSHRHYSHLMMIYPLCEINIDQHENRELIAKSVDHWINYPGTGNAGYSWSGAAAMCALQGDGERAAGYLDTFMRMQELYPNNPAEIHPTTMYTETSRVQPVTETPLSLCDSMQLMMLQSWGETIRVFPAVPSSWQNISFEGLLAAGGFRVSAVRKDGRTQFVCVESRAGEPCLLKTDFDPVRIEGVQEQAVERRADGLLQIDLKRGEKVVLFADGVPPVGVIEPVEASPENCNTFGLTGISTGT; encoded by the coding sequence ATGATGAAGAGCTTGCGACACCTTGGGTTGATCGCACTGCTTTTGCAGTGCGTTATCGTCTCCGCACAGGAATCCAGATCAACGGAGAGCGGACCAACGGAGAGCGGACCAACGGAGAGCGAGTCGATTTTGAGCGTGAATTGGAAACAGTTCTTGTCCAGGCATGATCTCGTTTGGACGGAGGCTCCGAAAGCTTGGCACGACGGACCGTTTCTTGGGAACGGATTACTGGGTTCAATGGTCCATCAGGTCGACGAGCATACGATCCGGATCAGCCTAGGCCGGGCGGACGTGGAAGACCACAAAACGTCCGGACAAGCGTTCATTTCTCAATCTCGTTTGCCCAACGGCTACTTTCTCTTAAAGACCGTTGGTGCGATTACTGGCTTCAAAGGACGTTTGGACCTCTACAATGCCGAAGCACGCTTTCAAATTCGTACAGACGAGGGGCTGATTGAGTCCACTGGCCTCGTTCACAGTGAGGACATGGTGATTTCGTATGAGTTGAAAGCGTCCTCAGGCGAAGCTGCTTTCGACCTCGAGTTTTTCCCTCTCAAAGCGATTGCACCTGCTCGTTTTCAGGCTGACCTGGAAGTCGCGACCAAGGGCGACAAGGCGCCATCAAGTAGGATGAAGTGGGCGTCAGCTCCCTATGAATACAACCCCGATCCTGAGTTGATCACAGTCGATGGCTGTCAGGTCTCGCGCCAAACCCTGGTAGCTGGTGGTGAAACCGGTACGGCGTGGAGTATCCAAGACGGACCGGGTGGTAAGAAGCGGTTGCTTGTGTCGATTGAGCACAGTTTTCCAGAAGCAACGGCGGTCGTGGATGCAGTTGCTCACCTGAAGGCGATTGAAAACGAATCGAACGACAGCTTCGTTCAGCGGCACCGTAAATGGTGGCATGACTATTATCCAAAGAGCTTTATTAGCCTCGATGATACTCGAATGGAGAGTTTTTACTGGATCCAGGTCTACAAGTTTGGGTCTGGCGCGAGAAAGGGACGCGCTTTCATGGACACGATGGGGCCTTGGATCGTGGAGAACACCGCGTGGGCGAACGGGTGGTTTAATCTTAATACCCAGCTTTCCTATTGGTTTCTTTCGACGGCGAATCGTCTCGAGGTTGCCGAAAGTCTGTTTACCAAACTGGATGAAAACCTGCCGACGCTGGTGGCCAACATGCCAAGCGATTACGGCGATGACTGTGCCGGGATGTCCACGATCGTTCCGCAAACCTTCGTGAGCCCATTTCCCAAGGGGCGGCTTGGGTTCACTGGTGAACTGCTTTGGACATGCCACGACTATTGGCTGATGTTAGAGCGGACGATGGATGCGGAACGCACGACGGATCAGTTTTTTCCGCTGCTGAAGAAGTCTGTGAACACCTACCTGCATTTCATGGTGGAGGGTGACGATGGAAAGGTGCACCTGCCGGTGACTCGATCGCCTGAATACGGTGGCGGAGAGGATTGTAACTTTAATTTGGCGTTGTTCCGGTGGGGGCTTCGCACGCTCGTCCATCTTGACCAACGCTACCAGATCAAGGATCCATTGCTACCTAGATGGAAGGATGTACTGGTTCGACTCGTCGAGTACCCGACCAATGAAAACGGATACATGGTCGCAAAAGATTTTCCCTTTGAAAAATCTCACCGGCACTACTCGCATTTGATGATGATTTATCCGCTATGTGAGATCAACATCGACCAGCACGAGAACCGAGAGTTAATCGCGAAGTCGGTCGATCACTGGATCAACTACCCCGGCACTGGCAACGCGGGTTATTCATGGAGCGGCGCCGCCGCGATGTGCGCGTTGCAAGGTGATGGAGAAAGGGCAGCAGGTTATCTCGACACGTTCATGCGGATGCAAGAATTGTATCCAAACAATCCGGCCGAAATTCACCCGACCACGATGTATACGGAGACCAGTCGAGTTCAACCGGTGACCGAAACCCCGTTGTCTCTTTGTGACTCGATGCAGCTGATGATGTTGCAGAGTTGGGGCGAGACGATCCGTGTCTTCCCAGCCGTACCGTCCTCCTGGCAGAACATCAGTTTTGAAGGGTTGCTTGCCGCCGGAGGATTTAGGGTCAGTGCGGTTCGCAAGGACGGGAGAACGCAGTTTGTATGCGTTGAAAGTCGAGCCGGTGAGCCTTGCTTGCTGAAAACTGACTTCGACCCGGTTCGAATCGAAGGCGTCCAAGAACAAGCCGTCGAGCGACGGGCCGACGGCCTTCTGCAGATCGATTTGAAACGCGGCGAAAAGGTGGTGTTGTTCGCTGACGGCGTTCCCCCGGTGGGTGTCATTGAACCGGTTGAGGCGTCGCCTGAAAACTGCAATACGTTTGGTTTGACCGGTATTTCCACTGGGACTTAA
- a CDS encoding sulfatase-like hydrolase/transferase: MKNLLLSLLLALAGAVLISNTCLHADSGTDQAKSLRPNIVFLMTDDQRWDTLGCYGRTDVITPNIDELAAQGVVFDNAYYAVAICMPSRATMFTGRYFSDHQSGFTYPFNRTLPREEFAESYPARLKQAGYRTGFVGKFGIRLEDSRKTAVEHFDYFVKGNSVVVPSDDPDLKQIYRRDRPANERTLKKGDAMIRFLETQPAGEPFCLSISFDAVKNDRDRDMYAPHVEIFKDKRMWVPENWVEGKSARLPEVLDYCRGTYLHVARTSTPELYQKLARRFAVQGYTVDQQVGRLMAKLKEMDVLDNTIVIYTSDNGRFHGSQGLYDKAILYDESMKEPLVIFDGRAPDSQRGRRVDAMVSSVDVAPTILALAGVEAPEIMKGRDLCGLLDDTQDMSGWRDTVLMENLFLQEIFSSSKKRADAAKRNDEIIAGNRSYRTRGVRTERYKYFSYYEHSPVIEELYDLEADPHEQNNLISNPEFGAVLAELRKKTEELHAEATESREKIPH, translated from the coding sequence GTGAAAAATCTCTTGTTGTCGTTGCTGCTGGCTCTGGCCGGGGCTGTTCTTATCTCAAACACTTGTTTGCATGCCGATTCAGGAACTGATCAAGCAAAGAGTCTTCGGCCTAATATTGTCTTCCTGATGACTGACGATCAACGCTGGGATACGCTTGGTTGCTACGGAAGAACGGATGTGATCACTCCAAATATTGATGAGCTCGCCGCACAGGGAGTGGTCTTTGACAATGCCTATTATGCGGTAGCGATTTGCATGCCCAGTCGCGCGACGATGTTTACCGGACGGTACTTCTCGGATCACCAATCGGGGTTCACATATCCCTTTAACCGCACACTGCCCAGAGAAGAGTTCGCCGAAAGCTATCCTGCTAGGTTGAAGCAGGCGGGGTATCGCACTGGCTTCGTTGGCAAGTTTGGAATTCGTCTTGAAGATTCGCGTAAAACGGCGGTTGAGCACTTTGACTATTTCGTTAAAGGAAACAGCGTGGTCGTGCCTAGCGACGACCCCGACTTAAAACAAATCTATCGCAGAGACCGGCCAGCGAATGAACGCACCTTGAAAAAAGGCGACGCAATGATTCGCTTCTTGGAAACGCAGCCTGCGGGTGAGCCGTTTTGTTTGTCCATCAGTTTTGATGCGGTGAAGAACGATCGGGATCGGGACATGTATGCACCCCATGTTGAGATCTTCAAAGACAAAAGGATGTGGGTTCCCGAAAACTGGGTCGAAGGCAAAAGTGCCAGGCTTCCCGAAGTGCTCGACTATTGCCGGGGCACCTATTTGCATGTCGCTCGGACTTCGACTCCTGAGTTGTATCAAAAGCTGGCACGGCGTTTTGCCGTTCAGGGCTACACCGTCGATCAACAAGTGGGGCGGTTGATGGCAAAGCTGAAGGAAATGGATGTGCTGGATAACACGATTGTCATTTACACCAGTGACAACGGTCGCTTTCATGGATCGCAGGGCCTTTACGATAAAGCGATTCTTTACGATGAATCAATGAAGGAGCCGCTGGTCATTTTTGATGGACGGGCGCCCGATTCACAGCGCGGTCGCAGGGTGGATGCGATGGTTTCTTCCGTCGATGTGGCGCCGACGATTCTTGCTTTGGCAGGCGTAGAGGCTCCGGAAATCATGAAGGGGCGTGATTTATGCGGGCTGTTGGACGACACGCAGGACATGTCGGGGTGGCGTGATACGGTTCTGATGGAGAACCTGTTTTTACAAGAGATCTTTTCCAGTTCTAAGAAGCGTGCTGATGCCGCCAAGCGTAACGATGAGATTATTGCTGGGAACCGATCCTATCGCACGCGAGGTGTTCGGACGGAACGCTACAAGTATTTCAGTTACTACGAACACTCTCCGGTGATTGAGGAACTTTACGATCTCGAAGCGGATCCCCACGAGCAGAACAATCTCATCTCCAATCCCGAATTCGGAGCGGTTCTTGCCGAGTTGCGAAAGAAGACAGAGGAGCTTCACGCGGAAGCAACTGAGTCGAGAGAGAAGATCCCGCACTGA
- a CDS encoding sulfatase: protein MTNQLNIIRIAFSLILAFAYGDIVFAEPKPNIVHILTDDFGWQDPVCFDVDGETPYETPNLDRLAKNGRKFMQAYSPSPTCAPSRAAYISGQYPAHTGIYHVLGGKLPRAYSPRFTHINPFYRYRLPLDEMTIPKELKKAGYTTGHVGKWHLGGRSNGYPFPGNYGFDTGYVDDLGKGGTYYPDPDIWGPRKDHRAIHNGLAKSMKPDRLSGWATDDPNDPFQLDEDGRPFDKTLDVALKWLDKHHGEPFFLNYCTYYVHSPIQTRNRERFEYYCKKMGYDFPTDPGIINKGRGGKTDPYYATMVDTLDWMIGNVITYLEETDDPRNPGHKLVDNTYIIVSSDNGGLVSRSGGTITDNSPLREGKQDLHEGGVRIPFIVRGPNVPANSVCETPISLIDLYPTFVDLAELPSSDNPKLDGCNIRPLMEGKESVAQFADGSVRESIFFYYPIELSSGCGMRKGPWKIYRNLGPGNNRSPLVELFRLYNDDGSMADVGENENLAEKMPELTNQLLAEMDRFLDDANVSYPFKNPRIEKHIGQDKVPAVLDRGDDGDRIWVEVESGVDKSQIVEAKLLYTVNGSLLEVSRGRREMWFEEPAVITGGRIEGTVPPGTSHAVFCMRDSEGFLVMSEELLSYQQASSTKADSSYLKHAYAFRPGLFALIQLGREAKAELNRSGKANATLQTELLNAEAVYASGNASDRKYCDTLRSLRNSIRDLKGEVPQADNHYINLFRQGGAF, encoded by the coding sequence ATGACAAATCAACTCAATATTATAAGAATCGCCTTCTCGCTCATTCTTGCATTCGCATATGGGGATATCGTCTTCGCTGAGCCGAAGCCCAATATTGTCCATATCCTGACCGATGATTTTGGATGGCAGGATCCAGTCTGTTTTGATGTGGACGGCGAGACACCGTATGAAACGCCCAATTTGGATCGGCTAGCAAAGAACGGTCGCAAATTCATGCAGGCCTATTCCCCGTCACCGACCTGCGCACCGTCTCGCGCCGCGTATATTTCCGGTCAGTATCCCGCGCATACCGGAATCTATCATGTGTTGGGTGGGAAGTTGCCTCGCGCTTACTCGCCAAGGTTCACACATATCAATCCGTTCTATCGATATCGGTTACCGCTCGACGAGATGACCATTCCGAAGGAGTTGAAGAAGGCGGGATACACGACCGGTCATGTCGGCAAATGGCACTTGGGCGGACGTAGCAATGGTTACCCATTCCCAGGGAACTATGGTTTTGACACCGGTTACGTCGATGACCTTGGTAAGGGTGGAACCTACTATCCGGACCCTGATATCTGGGGGCCGCGCAAGGATCACCGAGCGATTCACAATGGGTTGGCGAAATCGATGAAACCAGATCGGCTGAGCGGTTGGGCTACTGATGATCCCAATGATCCATTTCAGCTGGATGAAGACGGGCGGCCGTTCGATAAGACACTGGATGTCGCACTGAAATGGTTAGACAAGCATCACGGTGAACCGTTCTTTTTGAATTACTGCACGTACTATGTGCACAGTCCTATTCAGACTCGTAACCGCGAACGGTTTGAGTACTACTGCAAGAAGATGGGATACGACTTTCCAACCGATCCGGGCATTATCAACAAGGGCCGCGGAGGCAAGACCGATCCGTACTATGCAACGATGGTGGATACGCTCGATTGGATGATCGGGAATGTCATCACCTATTTGGAAGAGACCGATGATCCTCGCAATCCGGGGCATAAACTCGTCGACAACACCTACATCATCGTTAGTTCCGACAACGGCGGTTTGGTGAGTCGATCTGGCGGGACGATTACCGACAATTCGCCGCTTCGTGAGGGGAAACAGGATCTCCATGAAGGAGGTGTTCGTATCCCCTTCATCGTTCGTGGACCCAACGTGCCAGCAAACTCGGTTTGTGAAACTCCAATCTCGTTGATCGATCTGTATCCAACATTTGTTGATCTTGCCGAACTACCATCATCGGACAACCCTAAGCTGGATGGATGCAACATTCGACCGCTAATGGAAGGAAAGGAATCGGTGGCACAGTTCGCCGACGGTTCAGTTCGAGAAAGCATCTTCTTCTACTATCCCATTGAGTTGTCTTCCGGCTGTGGGATGCGGAAGGGCCCATGGAAGATTTATCGCAACCTGGGACCTGGTAACAATAGGAGTCCGCTGGTGGAATTGTTCCGGCTTTACAATGACGACGGATCGATGGCGGATGTTGGCGAGAATGAAAATCTGGCGGAGAAGATGCCGGAGTTGACCAATCAATTGTTGGCTGAAATGGATCGTTTTTTGGACGATGCGAACGTGTCGTATCCATTCAAGAATCCTAGGATCGAAAAACACATCGGCCAGGACAAGGTGCCAGCGGTTTTGGACCGTGGTGATGACGGTGATCGGATTTGGGTCGAAGTTGAGTCCGGTGTTGATAAATCACAAATCGTCGAAGCCAAGCTGCTCTATACCGTCAACGGAAGCCTGCTTGAAGTCTCCAGGGGCCGTCGGGAAATGTGGTTCGAGGAGCCTGCTGTAATTACAGGCGGCCGCATCGAGGGAACGGTTCCCCCGGGTACATCGCATGCGGTGTTCTGCATGCGAGACAGCGAAGGTTTTTTAGTGATGTCTGAAGAACTGCTGTCTTACCAGCAGGCTTCATCCACCAAGGCTGATTCTTCGTATCTGAAGCACGCGTACGCGTTCCGGCCGGGGCTGTTCGCGCTGATCCAGTTGGGCCGAGAGGCGAAGGCTGAACTGAATCGCAGTGGCAAGGCAAACGCGACTCTGCAAACGGAGCTGTTGAACGCCGAAGCGGTCTATGCGAGCGGAAACGCATCTGACCGGAAGTATTGCGATACGTTGCGTTCGTTGCGCAACTCAATTCGCGACCTAAAGGGAGAGGTTCCCCAGGCTGATAACCATTACATCAACCTGTTTCGCCAAGGTGGAGCGTTCTAA
- a CDS encoding sulfatase: MIDSEKTTLNKLVPWVCVALLSATPLCAAPKPNVVMILADDLGWQDLKCYDIDEPSPYDTPYLDAFAKKGVMFWQAYSPAPTCSPSRCAILSGNHPARAQKTHVVGGHPPYARSSRSRMMEPWYSGRMPEDTFTLARAMKANGYTTGHAGKWHIAINHKAFPQPEDVGFDYTRSSRGAHSNLKNRLEGFATTEIKDPYRLDANGFPYHQNNEDALTFLSENKTKPFFLYYCTWLVHSPIVTRNEALLKKYAARMGVKPQLENDKRMKGQKNPFYGAMVESLDYYLGQVLSYLDTTEDPRWPGHMLSENTYVIFASDNGGVKGYTDNTPLDQGKSSAKEGGTRVPMMIAGPGIAAGVQSDVVVNGLDFYPTILSLAGSEVPKSKNLDGCDLAPLLLGDSTDPTLVKDTDGSVRDSMMWHFPHGGDLESTLIVGDYKLIRNYDHVNNDESPELELFQLYRTENGKRVRVDIEESKNLATTMPEKTAMLNRRLTEMLTGMKASYPRYNPLNKTLPNQSAVCAVVSHEIKGNAVEFAFRENGATVIQADLIYTINGGEKYEEWFRTPATLKSNKSVSVELPVGTTHFYLNLIDENSFLVSYPAVTNYKEEFANQALSTQQTTLRAVREKVEN; the protein is encoded by the coding sequence ATGATCGATAGCGAGAAAACAACATTGAACAAGCTAGTGCCATGGGTATGTGTCGCCTTACTGTCGGCTACGCCGCTCTGCGCTGCGCCGAAGCCGAACGTCGTGATGATTTTGGCGGATGATTTGGGGTGGCAAGATTTGAAGTGCTACGACATTGACGAGCCGTCGCCTTACGACACTCCCTACTTGGATGCCTTTGCCAAGAAGGGCGTGATGTTCTGGCAGGCCTACTCTCCCGCACCGACTTGTTCGCCTTCACGTTGTGCCATCCTGAGCGGGAACCATCCAGCCCGAGCACAGAAAACGCATGTGGTGGGCGGACACCCGCCGTATGCACGAAGCAGTCGGTCGCGAATGATGGAGCCGTGGTACAGCGGGCGAATGCCGGAAGACACCTTCACGCTCGCCCGAGCGATGAAGGCCAACGGATATACCACCGGCCATGCTGGGAAGTGGCACATCGCCATCAACCACAAGGCATTTCCTCAGCCGGAAGATGTCGGTTTCGACTACACGCGATCAAGTCGGGGGGCGCATTCGAATTTGAAGAATCGTCTGGAAGGGTTTGCCACCACTGAAATAAAGGATCCCTATCGTCTGGACGCAAACGGTTTCCCTTACCACCAGAACAACGAAGACGCGTTAACGTTTCTCAGTGAAAACAAGACGAAGCCCTTCTTCCTTTACTACTGCACTTGGCTGGTTCACTCGCCGATTGTCACGCGAAACGAAGCATTGTTGAAGAAGTACGCTGCACGCATGGGTGTGAAACCGCAACTTGAGAACGACAAGCGTATGAAAGGCCAGAAGAATCCTTTTTACGGGGCGATGGTCGAGTCGCTCGATTATTACTTGGGGCAGGTCCTTAGCTATCTCGATACGACGGAAGATCCGCGTTGGCCCGGACATATGCTTAGCGAAAACACCTATGTCATCTTTGCCTCCGACAATGGAGGAGTTAAGGGATATACCGACAACACACCTTTGGATCAGGGGAAATCTTCTGCAAAGGAAGGGGGGACACGGGTACCGATGATGATCGCCGGGCCAGGGATAGCGGCTGGCGTGCAATCGGATGTGGTGGTGAATGGGCTTGATTTTTACCCGACGATTCTATCGCTGGCAGGGTCAGAGGTACCGAAGAGCAAGAACCTTGATGGTTGTGACCTGGCCCCGCTCCTGTTGGGCGATTCAACGGATCCAACTCTGGTCAAGGATACAGATGGTTCGGTGCGGGATTCCATGATGTGGCATTTCCCGCATGGTGGTGATCTGGAAAGCACATTGATTGTCGGCGATTACAAATTGATCCGGAACTATGACCATGTGAACAACGACGAATCACCGGAACTCGAGTTGTTTCAGCTTTATAGAACCGAGAACGGCAAACGGGTGCGGGTGGATATCGAAGAGTCAAAAAATTTGGCGACTACGATGCCGGAAAAGACTGCGATGCTGAATCGTCGACTTACCGAAATGCTGACGGGGATGAAAGCGAGTTATCCTCGCTACAACCCGCTAAACAAAACCCTCCCCAATCAGTCGGCGGTCTGCGCCGTGGTGTCCCATGAAATCAAGGGAAACGCGGTTGAGTTTGCTTTCAGGGAAAACGGTGCGACGGTGATTCAGGCAGATCTGATTTACACGATCAACGGAGGTGAAAAGTATGAGGAATGGTTTCGCACACCGGCTACGCTGAAGAGCAATAAGTCTGTATCAGTCGAACTGCCAGTCGGGACAACGCACTTTTACCTCAACTTGATTGATGAAAACAGTTTTCTAGTCAGCTATCCCGCTGTCACGAATTACAAAGAAGAATTTGCAAACCAAGCGCTGTCCACACAACAAACGACGCTCAGAGCAGTCCGAGAAAAGGTCGAGAACTAG
- a CDS encoding 3-keto-disaccharide hydrolase has translation MRAKSRSTSILFWCGIPLLLSLIVPHSMAFAEDAKPEFFNGIDFTGWVTEKGKPVEQGWEIIDGIIHIKRKKGEKRIGHILTTSQHENFTLEFEWKLTEGTNSGIKYRVRNYDGKLLGCEYQINDEGKTRFDAHSTGALYALFAPSDQKALNPIGEFNHGKIVVQGNHIEHWLNGKKIVDVEVGSQKWEERVAESKFNIREGFGENRAGQIMLTDHAGEIWYRNLKFQQQD, from the coding sequence ATGCGAGCCAAGTCAAGAAGCACATCCATCCTGTTTTGGTGCGGAATACCGCTACTCCTGTCTTTAATCGTCCCGCACTCCATGGCCTTCGCAGAAGATGCGAAGCCTGAATTCTTCAACGGCATCGATTTCACTGGATGGGTTACCGAGAAAGGCAAACCGGTCGAGCAGGGATGGGAAATCATTGACGGCATCATTCACATCAAGCGGAAGAAGGGCGAGAAGCGAATCGGGCATATTTTGACGACCAGCCAACACGAGAACTTCACGCTGGAATTTGAATGGAAGCTCACCGAAGGAACGAACAGCGGGATTAAGTACCGTGTCCGGAACTACGACGGAAAGCTTCTGGGCTGTGAATATCAAATCAATGACGAAGGCAAAACTCGATTTGATGCACATAGCACCGGAGCGTTGTATGCCTTGTTCGCCCCCAGTGATCAAAAGGCACTCAACCCAATCGGCGAATTCAACCACGGCAAAATTGTGGTGCAGGGCAACCACATCGAACACTGGCTTAACGGCAAAAAGATCGTCGATGTCGAAGTTGGCAGTCAGAAATGGGAAGAGCGAGTTGCCGAGAGCAAATTCAATATCCGAGAAGGATTCGGGGAAAACCGCGCAGGCCAGATCATGTTGACGGATCACGCTGGTGAAATCTGGTATCGCAACTTGAAGTTCCAGCAACAGGATTAG
- a CDS encoding sulfatase family protein yields the protein MVNSKKLYERRDVVNKSCFLLTVAVVALSGQGFVLGETKKASGNKIALPEVERPNIVFFIADDVSQEDFGCYGHPKMKTPSTDALSAGGMRFDNAYLTTSSCSPSRCSIITGRYPHNTGAPELHTKLPESQIRFPEILRANGYYTVLAGKNHMFSSNKSDRAFDKITKGGGPGGELDWVEHVQDRPREKPFFFWFASNDAHRGWKESKEAPVYRPQDVVVPPYLVDAEATREDLASYAHEVSRFDHFIGLVTAELKKQGVLSQTMIVVASDNGRPFPRCKTRLYDSGIKTPWVVHYPDLIKRPSVSKSLVSVIDLSATCLELAGVEKPACIQGQSFVPVMKDAQVRVRELVFAEHNWHVFKNHERMVRFNDYVYIKNNYPNQINLCVESSHATPAGKDLWEAHAAGATTAEQQQVFANPCPTEELYRLSNDPNQFINLASNPEHSEALVNARKQLAKWTEQTGDTIPDNPTPHRYSPPRIENGKIIPGGDYKNSKPHAEMPGAARNAMSLNHPGPLQLKD from the coding sequence ATGGTCAATTCAAAAAAATTGTATGAGCGGCGTGATGTCGTGAATAAGAGCTGCTTCCTGTTGACGGTGGCTGTCGTTGCCTTGAGTGGCCAGGGATTCGTGTTGGGTGAGACTAAAAAGGCCTCCGGTAATAAGATCGCGTTGCCGGAAGTCGAGAGACCCAACATTGTTTTCTTCATCGCCGACGACGTATCGCAAGAAGATTTTGGCTGTTATGGGCACCCCAAGATGAAGACGCCAAGCACGGATGCATTGTCGGCTGGGGGCATGCGTTTCGACAACGCGTACCTGACCACCAGTAGTTGTAGCCCTAGTCGTTGTAGCATTATCACCGGGCGTTACCCGCACAACACCGGAGCACCGGAACTGCACACGAAGTTGCCCGAGTCGCAGATTCGTTTCCCCGAAATTTTACGGGCGAATGGTTACTACACCGTGCTTGCGGGCAAGAATCATATGTTCAGCAGCAACAAATCGGATCGTGCCTTCGACAAGATCACCAAAGGTGGAGGTCCTGGAGGTGAGTTGGATTGGGTAGAACATGTTCAAGATCGGCCCAGGGAGAAGCCGTTCTTTTTCTGGTTCGCTTCAAACGACGCGCATCGTGGTTGGAAGGAAAGCAAGGAAGCTCCTGTTTATAGACCACAGGACGTCGTCGTTCCTCCATACCTCGTCGATGCAGAAGCGACTCGCGAGGACTTGGCTAGCTACGCCCACGAAGTAAGCCGCTTTGATCACTTTATTGGTTTGGTGACTGCGGAGTTGAAGAAGCAAGGTGTTCTTAGCCAAACCATGATTGTAGTTGCTTCGGATAATGGGCGGCCTTTCCCTCGCTGCAAAACACGTTTGTACGATAGTGGCATCAAGACACCCTGGGTCGTGCACTATCCGGATCTGATCAAGCGGCCGTCTGTTTCCAAGAGTTTGGTCAGCGTGATCGACTTGAGTGCTACCTGCTTGGAATTGGCTGGAGTTGAGAAACCCGCGTGCATTCAAGGGCAAAGTTTTGTGCCGGTGATGAAAGACGCTCAAGTCCGTGTTCGGGAACTCGTTTTTGCAGAACACAACTGGCATGTGTTCAAGAATCATGAGCGTATGGTTCGCTTCAACGATTATGTCTACATCAAGAACAACTATCCCAACCAAATCAATCTTTGTGTCGAGTCTTCTCATGCGACGCCGGCGGGGAAAGACTTGTGGGAGGCTCATGCTGCTGGGGCAACCACGGCGGAACAGCAACAGGTTTTCGCCAATCCCTGCCCGACCGAAGAACTATACCGGTTGTCCAACGATCCGAACCAATTCATTAATCTTGCATCGAACCCTGAGCATTCGGAAGCTCTCGTGAATGCCCGTAAACAGCTAGCGAAATGGACCGAGCAAACGGGCGATACGATCCCCGATAACCCCACTCCTCATCGCTATTCACCCCCACGGATTGAGAACGGGAAGATCATTCCGGGCGGAGACTACAAAAACTCGAAGCCCCATGCTGAGATGCCCGGCGCAGCACGGAATGCAATGAGTCTCAATCATCCAGGCCCTCTCCAGTTGAAAGACTGA